In Streptomyces sp. NBC_01717, one DNA window encodes the following:
- a CDS encoding zf-HC2 domain-containing protein: MTADPGEGPHVRQLLGAYVLDALTPGETRRVCRHLRDCDGCIADYVEIAEAAALLGLVSEEDLLGE; encoded by the coding sequence ATGACCGCCGATCCCGGGGAGGGCCCGCATGTACGGCAGTTGCTCGGTGCCTATGTTCTCGACGCACTCACGCCCGGGGAGACCCGCCGCGTCTGCCGCCATCTCCGGGACTGCGACGGCTGCATCGCCGACTATGTGGAGATCGCGGAGGCCGCGGCCCTGCTCGGCCTGGTCAGCGAGGAGGACCTGCTCGGGGAGTAG
- a CDS encoding amidohydrolase family protein, which produces MTGRERIVDAHHHVWDLAVRDQEWITGDEMAPLARTFTLADLEPEARAAGVYATVLVQTVTVPEETPEFLALADGNDLVAGVVGWADLTAPDIADTLAALRELPGGDRLVAIRHQVQGEPDPEWLLRPDVRRGLSAVAAAGLVYDLVVQSHQLPATVSAAALLPELTFVLDHAGKPPIATRTLHPWAADLEALADHPNTVCKLSGLVTEADLRSWTVDDLRPYADTVLDAFGPDRLMFGSDWPVCRLAASYAEVVDAARTLTEDLAEHERAAVFATTAERVYGLR; this is translated from the coding sequence ATGACCGGCCGGGAACGGATCGTCGACGCCCACCACCACGTATGGGACCTGGCGGTACGCGACCAGGAGTGGATCACCGGGGACGAAATGGCCCCGCTCGCCCGCACGTTCACCCTCGCCGACCTGGAGCCCGAGGCCCGCGCCGCCGGGGTGTACGCCACCGTCCTCGTCCAGACCGTCACCGTCCCCGAGGAGACCCCCGAGTTCCTCGCCCTCGCCGACGGCAACGACCTCGTCGCGGGCGTCGTCGGCTGGGCCGACCTCACCGCGCCCGACATCGCCGACACCCTGGCCGCGCTGCGCGAACTCCCCGGCGGCGACCGGCTGGTCGCCATCCGCCACCAGGTCCAGGGCGAACCCGACCCCGAGTGGCTGCTGCGCCCCGACGTCCGTCGCGGGCTGTCCGCCGTGGCCGCCGCCGGACTCGTCTACGACCTGGTCGTCCAGTCCCATCAGCTGCCCGCCACAGTCTCGGCCGCGGCCCTGCTGCCCGAACTCACCTTCGTGCTCGACCATGCCGGCAAGCCGCCCATCGCCACCCGGACCCTGCACCCCTGGGCGGCCGACCTCGAGGCCCTGGCCGACCACCCCAACACCGTCTGCAAACTCTCCGGCCTGGTCACCGAGGCCGACCTGCGTTCCTGGACGGTCGACGACCTGCGCCCGTACGCCGACACCGTTCTCGACGCGTTCGGGCCCGACCGGCTGATGTTCGGCTCCGACTGGCCGGTCTGCCGGCTCGCGGCGAGTTACGCGGAAGTCGTCGACGCGGCCCGCACCCTCACCGAAGACCTCGCCGAGCACGAGCGGGCGGCGGTCTTCGCGACCACCGCCGAGCGGGTGTACGGACTTCGATAG
- a CDS encoding sensor histidine kinase, whose translation MTGAGYAVLVLLVLLLFGGGFLLGRRTARPVRTSDVGTPVEHATFETLHTASLAAPPLRAGLTEESARKSARRLRSLLGTDALCLTDRDRVLVWDGEGDHHGKHVMDQVRGLLASGRDTAFHSDCDDLDCPLRWAVAVPLTVDHRVLGSLIAYAPRESAVLARAAGEVARWVCVQLELAELDRSRTQLIEAEIRALRAQISPHFIFNSLAAIASFVRTDPEQARELLLEFADFTRYSFRSHGDFTTLADELHSIDQYLALVRARFGKRLSVRLQVAPEVLPVALPFLCLQPLVENAVKHGLEGAVALPRDLNSARAGETPIRISISALDAGSEAVVVIEDDGTGMDPERLRQILRGEGGTSTGIGLLNVDERLRQVYGDDYGLVIETGIGAGMKITVRLPKYRAGVHGS comes from the coding sequence ATGACCGGGGCCGGATACGCCGTACTCGTCCTGCTCGTACTCCTGCTGTTCGGCGGCGGCTTTCTGCTCGGCCGCCGTACCGCCCGCCCCGTTCGCACCAGCGACGTCGGCACCCCCGTCGAGCACGCCACCTTCGAGACCCTGCACACCGCCTCGCTCGCCGCGCCCCCGCTGCGCGCCGGGCTCACCGAGGAGAGCGCCCGCAAGTCCGCCCGCAGGCTGCGCTCCCTGCTCGGCACCGACGCGCTCTGCCTCACCGACCGGGACCGGGTGCTCGTCTGGGACGGCGAGGGCGACCACCACGGCAAGCACGTCATGGACCAGGTGCGGGGCCTCCTCGCGAGCGGTCGCGACACCGCCTTCCACAGCGACTGCGACGACCTCGACTGCCCGCTGCGCTGGGCCGTCGCCGTGCCCCTGACCGTCGACCACCGGGTCCTCGGCAGCCTGATCGCCTACGCCCCGCGCGAGTCCGCGGTGCTGGCCAGGGCGGCCGGAGAGGTCGCCCGCTGGGTCTGTGTACAGCTGGAACTCGCCGAACTCGACCGGTCCCGGACCCAGCTCATCGAGGCCGAGATCAGGGCCCTGCGCGCCCAGATATCCCCGCACTTCATCTTCAACTCCCTGGCTGCCATCGCGTCGTTCGTCCGCACCGATCCCGAGCAGGCGCGTGAGTTGCTGCTGGAGTTCGCCGACTTCACCCGCTACTCGTTCCGCAGCCACGGCGACTTCACGACCCTCGCCGACGAGCTGCACTCCATCGATCAGTATCTGGCGCTCGTACGGGCCCGCTTCGGCAAGCGACTCTCGGTCAGGCTCCAGGTCGCCCCCGAAGTGCTGCCCGTCGCCCTGCCGTTCCTCTGTCTCCAGCCACTCGTCGAGAACGCGGTCAAGCACGGCCTCGAAGGCGCCGTCGCCCTTCCCCGAGATCTCAACTCCGCTCGAGCTGGGGAGACCCCGATCCGCATCTCCATCAGCGCCCTGGACGCGGGCTCCGAGGCGGTGGTCGTCATCGAGGACGACGGCACCGGCATGGATCCCGAACGGCTCCGGCAGATCCTGCGCGGCGAGGGCGGCACCTCCACCGGCATCGGCCTGCTCAACGTCGACGAGCGGCTGCGTCAGGTGTACGGCGACGACTACGGGCTCGTCATCGAGACGGGGATCGGCGCAGGGATGAAGATCACCGTGCGTCTGCCGAAGTACCGCGCCGGGGTGCACGGTTCGTGA
- a CDS encoding aldo/keto reductase, with amino-acid sequence MRRNRLGSSAVEVTELSFGAAGIGNLFHEVDAAQAAAAVDAAWDEGVRYFDTAPHYGLGLSERRLGEALRHRPRDAYVVSTKVGRVLDPLPAGEPAPDDGLSEGFAVTATHRRRWDFSADGVRRSIEDSLDRLGLDRIDVAYLHDPDDHAEEAFRTAYPALEKLRAEGVVGAIGAGMNQTAMLTRFLRDTDVDTVLCAGRYTLLDQSALAELLPEAAARGRAVVIGGVFNSGLLADPRPGSTYDYAAAPMTLLDRALRIKAVTEAHGVPLRAAALRYPLAHPAVASVLVGTRSPDEMHDAADLLSREIPDAVWDDLRAEGLLTEDPHDEDGR; translated from the coding sequence ATGCGGCGAAACAGGCTGGGAAGCAGTGCGGTCGAGGTCACCGAGCTGTCCTTCGGGGCGGCCGGCATCGGCAATCTCTTCCACGAGGTCGATGCCGCGCAGGCCGCCGCCGCCGTGGACGCCGCCTGGGACGAGGGCGTCCGCTACTTCGACACGGCACCGCACTACGGGCTCGGCCTCTCCGAACGCAGGCTCGGCGAGGCCCTGCGCCACCGGCCCCGCGACGCGTACGTGGTGTCCACCAAGGTCGGGCGGGTGCTCGACCCCCTGCCGGCCGGCGAGCCGGCCCCGGACGACGGTCTCTCCGAAGGCTTCGCCGTAACGGCCACCCACCGACGGCGATGGGACTTCAGCGCCGACGGCGTACGCCGCAGCATCGAGGACAGTCTCGACCGGCTCGGCCTCGACCGGATCGACGTCGCCTATCTGCACGACCCGGACGACCATGCGGAGGAAGCCTTCCGCACGGCCTACCCGGCCCTGGAGAAGCTGCGCGCCGAAGGTGTTGTCGGCGCCATCGGCGCGGGCATGAACCAGACCGCGATGCTCACCCGCTTCCTGCGCGACACCGACGTCGACACCGTGCTCTGCGCCGGTCGCTACACCCTCCTCGACCAGTCCGCGCTGGCCGAGCTGCTGCCCGAAGCAGCCGCCCGCGGCCGCGCCGTCGTCATCGGCGGGGTCTTCAACTCCGGGCTGCTCGCCGACCCGCGGCCAGGCTCGACCTACGACTACGCCGCCGCCCCGATGACCCTGCTCGACCGGGCCCTGCGCATCAAGGCCGTCACCGAGGCGCACGGCGTACCGCTGCGCGCCGCCGCGCTGCGCTACCCGCTCGCTCACCCGGCTGTCGCCTCGGTGCTCGTCGGCACCCGCTCGCCGGACGAGATGCACGACGCCGCCGACCTGCTCTCCCGCGAGATCCCGGACGCCGTCTGGGACGACCTGCGCGCCGAGGGCCTGCTCACCGAGGACCCGCACGACGAGGACGGACGCTGA
- a CDS encoding LytR/AlgR family response regulator transcription factor gives MLRVLAVDDEAPALEELLYLLRADPRIRSAEGATGATEALRRIGSAVDAGPDDPSAIDVVFLDIHMAGLTGLDVAQLLAGFAAPPLIVFVTAHEGFAVHAFDLKAVDYVLKPVRRERLSEAVRRVAEQIGDRSAPAHPTPVHSASVHDTAADQIPVELGGVIRFVPVDDIAYAEAQGDYARLYTATGSHLVRIPLTTLEERWRSRGFVRIHRRHLVSLARIDELRLDAGTMSVRIGTAELAVSRRHTRALRDLLMRRTGR, from the coding sequence ATGCTGCGCGTACTGGCCGTCGACGACGAAGCACCCGCCCTGGAGGAGCTGCTCTACCTCCTACGCGCCGATCCGCGCATACGCAGTGCCGAGGGCGCCACCGGTGCCACCGAGGCGCTGCGCCGGATCGGCAGCGCCGTGGACGCGGGGCCTGACGACCCGTCCGCCATCGATGTCGTCTTCCTCGACATCCACATGGCGGGCCTCACCGGACTCGACGTCGCCCAGTTGCTGGCCGGGTTCGCCGCGCCCCCGCTCATCGTCTTCGTCACCGCCCACGAAGGCTTTGCCGTCCACGCGTTCGACCTCAAGGCCGTCGACTACGTCCTCAAGCCCGTGCGCCGCGAGCGGCTCTCCGAAGCAGTGCGCCGTGTCGCGGAACAGATCGGCGACCGCTCCGCACCCGCGCACCCCACGCCTGTCCACTCCGCGTCCGTCCACGACACCGCAGCCGACCAGATACCCGTCGAACTCGGCGGAGTCATCCGGTTCGTCCCGGTCGACGACATCGCGTACGCCGAAGCGCAGGGCGACTACGCGCGGCTGTACACCGCCACCGGCAGCCACCTCGTCCGTATTCCCCTCACCACCCTTGAGGAGCGCTGGCGCTCGCGGGGCTTCGTGCGCATCCACCGCCGCCATCTCGTCTCCCTCGCCCGCATCGACGAGCTGCGGCTCGACGCGGGCACCATGAGCGTCCGTATCGGCACCGCGGAGCTCGCCGTGAGCCGACGTCACACCCGCGCGTTGCGCGACCTGCTGATGCGGCGGACCGGCCGCTGA
- a CDS encoding wax ester/triacylglycerol synthase family O-acyltransferase, protein MGTELLAPLDLAFWHLESDAHPMHLGALAVFSPPPAPAPGVDAEAVLQLLGTRAAAIPRLRMRVRDVLLPVGGAAWSVDKDFDVYRHVKRVRLPQGEVDQAGGGFMAGATRLAGELMEQPLERGLPPWQMYVVSGADDGPFAVLVKLHHALADGMRAVAIGAGIFDEIASVGARARGGASTRRARPVPPRSWMPGPRQVAGFALGRIEDLGRAFGVGASVVRASRLDLRGAPALTATSSGTRQLATTDLDAEAVGRIRRIVGGTTNDVLLGVVAGALRRWMLERGDQLPDADPRALVPVSRRRPGAAGATGNRLSAYLLGLPVSEADPWNRLRAVRTAMDRNKAAGPLRGAGAVAVLADQLPSLAHRFGAPLAGSAARMLFDVLVTSVPLPRSALSLGGCPLQAVYPMAPLARGQSLAVALSTYSGRVHIGLVADGKAVPDLERLARCAEDELRELLALMPADQGARLPEGVRL, encoded by the coding sequence TTGGGCACTGAGCTACTGGCACCTCTCGATCTGGCGTTCTGGCATCTCGAATCCGATGCGCACCCGATGCACCTCGGCGCGCTCGCCGTCTTCTCGCCGCCCCCCGCCCCCGCGCCCGGTGTCGACGCGGAGGCGGTCCTCCAGCTGCTCGGCACCCGCGCGGCCGCGATCCCCAGGCTGCGGATGCGGGTGCGGGACGTTCTGCTGCCGGTGGGCGGTGCCGCCTGGTCCGTAGACAAGGACTTCGACGTGTACCGGCACGTCAAGCGAGTGCGGCTGCCCCAGGGCGAGGTGGATCAGGCGGGCGGCGGGTTCATGGCGGGGGCCACCCGGCTCGCCGGCGAGCTGATGGAGCAGCCCCTCGAACGCGGGCTGCCGCCCTGGCAGATGTACGTCGTCAGCGGCGCCGACGACGGCCCCTTCGCCGTGCTCGTGAAGCTGCATCACGCGCTCGCCGACGGAATGCGCGCGGTCGCCATCGGTGCCGGGATCTTCGACGAGATCGCCTCGGTCGGGGCCCGCGCCCGCGGCGGAGCGAGCACCCGCCGGGCGCGCCCGGTCCCGCCCCGCTCCTGGATGCCCGGGCCGCGCCAGGTGGCCGGCTTCGCGCTGGGCCGGATCGAGGATCTCGGCCGGGCGTTCGGTGTCGGTGCTTCCGTCGTACGGGCCAGCCGCCTCGATCTGCGCGGCGCCCCCGCACTCACCGCGACCTCCAGCGGCACCCGGCAGCTGGCCACCACCGACCTGGACGCAGAGGCCGTCGGCCGGATCCGCCGGATCGTCGGCGGCACCACCAATGACGTCCTGCTCGGCGTCGTCGCCGGGGCACTCCGCCGCTGGATGCTGGAGCGCGGCGACCAACTGCCCGACGCCGACCCACGCGCCCTCGTCCCCGTCTCCCGGCGCAGGCCCGGTGCCGCCGGCGCCACCGGGAACCGGCTGTCCGCCTATCTGCTGGGCCTCCCCGTCTCCGAGGCCGACCCGTGGAACCGGCTGCGCGCCGTCCGTACGGCCATGGACCGCAACAAGGCCGCCGGACCGCTGCGGGGCGCGGGTGCGGTCGCCGTACTCGCCGATCAACTGCCTTCGCTGGCGCACCGCTTCGGCGCCCCGCTGGCGGGCAGCGCGGCCCGGATGCTCTTCGACGTGCTGGTCACCAGTGTGCCGCTGCCGCGCTCGGCGCTCTCGCTCGGCGGTTGCCCGCTGCAGGCCGTCTATCCGATGGCGCCGCTGGCCCGCGGCCAGTCCCTGGCCGTCGCCCTGTCCACGTACAGCGGCCGGGTGCACATCGGCCTGGTTGCCGACGGCAAGGCGGTCCCGGACCTGGAGCGGCTGGCCCGCTGCGCCGAGGACGAGCTGCGCGAGCTGCTCGCCCTGATGCCCGCGGACCAGGGCGCCCGCCTGCCGGAAGGCGTCCGCCTATAG
- a CDS encoding sigma-70 family RNA polymerase sigma factor, giving the protein MTTTTTDEQALAKLQREHGPALLHFLLGLTFGDRQRAEDLLQETLVRAWQHPEAFDGPYDSMRPWLFTVARRLAIDARRSRQARPTEVGDVALESAPDREDSTESTVAALDVREAVRTLSPEHRAVLVQIYFRGLSVGETAQVLGIPAGTVKSRSYYALRLLSRNLPGYSPSRSSSLTRPSRAAASAIST; this is encoded by the coding sequence ATGACCACGACGACGACCGATGAGCAGGCCCTCGCGAAGTTGCAACGCGAACACGGTCCCGCGCTCCTGCACTTCCTGCTCGGTCTGACCTTCGGCGACCGGCAGCGGGCCGAGGACCTCCTCCAGGAGACGCTGGTACGGGCCTGGCAGCACCCGGAGGCGTTCGACGGTCCGTACGACTCGATGCGGCCCTGGCTCTTCACCGTCGCGCGGCGCCTCGCGATCGACGCGCGCAGGTCCCGGCAGGCCCGGCCGACCGAGGTCGGCGACGTCGCGCTGGAGAGCGCCCCGGACCGGGAGGACTCCACGGAGTCCACCGTCGCCGCACTCGATGTACGCGAGGCGGTGCGCACGCTCAGCCCCGAGCACCGTGCGGTGCTGGTGCAGATATATTTCCGCGGGCTGAGCGTGGGCGAGACGGCGCAGGTGCTCGGCATTCCGGCGGGCACGGTCAAGTCCCGCTCCTACTACGCGCTGCGCCTGCTCTCCCGTAATCTGCCCGGCTACTCCCCGAGCAGGTCCTCCTCGCTGACCAGGCCGAGCAGGGCCGCGGCCTCCGCGATCTCCACATAG
- a CDS encoding L-rhamnose mutarotase — protein MRIALHTKVRADRIEEYEAAHREVPAELTTAIRAAGATSWTIWRSGTDLFHVIDCADYARLLAELEQLPVNVAWQARMDELLDVAHDYSSDGAAAGLPVAWEL, from the coding sequence ATGAGGATCGCCCTGCACACCAAGGTCCGTGCCGACCGCATCGAGGAGTACGAGGCAGCGCACCGCGAAGTCCCCGCGGAACTGACCACCGCGATCCGCGCGGCGGGCGCCACCTCGTGGACGATCTGGCGCAGCGGCACCGACCTCTTCCACGTCATCGACTGCGCGGACTACGCCCGGCTCCTCGCGGAGCTGGAGCAGCTCCCCGTCAACGTCGCCTGGCAGGCCCGGATGGACGAGCTCCTCGATGTCGCGCACGACTACTCGTCGGACGGCGCCGCTGCCGGTCTCCCCGTTGCCTGGGAGCTGTGA
- a CDS encoding sodium/solute symporter, with protein MSRTYAVAAVAAVVLTTLLVGGFGLRISRTTSDFYVASRTVRPRLNAAAISGEYLSAASFLGIAGLVLVHGPDMLWYPVGYTAGYLLLLVFVAAPLRRSGAYTLPDFAEGRLESRQVRRLVSVLVVGAGWLYLVPQLQGAGLTLKILTGAPGWLGDVLVAAVVVTAVAAGGMRSITFVQVFQYWLKLTALLVPAIFLVLAWHGSGHPRGTFDEQLSVFRADHPLYATYGLIIATFLGTMGLPHVVVRFYTSPNGRDARRTTVVVLALIGTFYLLPPVYGALGRVYAPELIHGGDADAAVLLLPERVIGGLGGDLLGALIAGGAFAAFLSTASGLTMAVAGVITQDVLPSRGVRHFRLATVLAMCVPLAGSLMVSRVPVADSVGMAFAVSASSFCPLLILGIWWRRLTPPGAIAGLLLGGGSAFLSVAITVSGAVRPPGWPHTLLAWPAVWSVPVGFLAMVLVSLATPGRIPPGTNAAMTRFHLPEALMPGRHR; from the coding sequence GTGAGCCGGACATACGCGGTGGCGGCCGTGGCCGCCGTCGTTCTCACCACCCTTCTCGTCGGCGGTTTCGGGCTGCGCATCTCCCGCACCACCTCGGACTTCTACGTCGCCTCCCGCACCGTCCGACCCCGGCTCAACGCCGCTGCGATCAGCGGCGAATACCTCTCCGCCGCCTCCTTCCTCGGCATCGCGGGCCTGGTGCTCGTGCACGGCCCCGACATGCTCTGGTACCCGGTCGGCTACACCGCCGGCTATCTGCTGCTGCTGGTGTTCGTCGCCGCGCCGCTGCGCCGCTCCGGGGCGTACACCCTGCCCGACTTCGCCGAGGGGAGGCTCGAATCGCGGCAGGTGCGCAGGCTGGTGAGCGTCCTCGTCGTCGGGGCGGGCTGGCTGTATCTCGTACCGCAGCTCCAGGGCGCCGGGCTCACCCTGAAAATCCTGACCGGGGCGCCCGGCTGGCTCGGCGATGTGCTCGTCGCGGCGGTCGTCGTGACGGCGGTCGCCGCGGGCGGCATGCGGTCCATCACCTTCGTGCAGGTATTCCAGTACTGGCTGAAGCTGACCGCGCTCCTGGTCCCCGCGATCTTCCTGGTGCTGGCCTGGCACGGCAGCGGGCACCCCCGGGGCACCTTCGACGAGCAACTGTCCGTCTTCCGCGCCGACCACCCCCTGTACGCCACGTACGGGCTGATCATCGCGACGTTTCTCGGCACCATGGGGCTGCCGCACGTCGTCGTCCGCTTCTACACCAGCCCCAACGGCCGCGACGCCCGCCGCACCACCGTCGTCGTGCTCGCCCTCATCGGCACGTTCTATCTCCTGCCGCCCGTCTACGGAGCGCTCGGCAGGGTGTACGCCCCCGAGCTCATCCACGGCGGGGATGCGGACGCGGCGGTGCTGCTGCTGCCCGAGCGGGTCATCGGCGGGCTCGGCGGGGATCTGCTCGGCGCGCTCATCGCGGGCGGCGCGTTCGCCGCGTTCCTGTCGACCGCCTCCGGACTCACCATGGCCGTCGCGGGAGTCATTACCCAGGATGTCCTGCCGTCGCGCGGGGTACGGCACTTCCGGCTGGCCACCGTGCTCGCCATGTGTGTCCCGCTGGCCGGTTCGCTGATGGTCAGCCGGGTGCCGGTGGCCGACTCGGTGGGGATGGCGTTCGCCGTGTCGGCGTCGTCGTTCTGCCCGCTGCTGATCCTCGGCATCTGGTGGCGGCGGCTCACCCCGCCCGGCGCGATCGCCGGACTGCTGCTCGGCGGCGGCTCGGCGTTCCTGTCCGTCGCCATCACCGTCAGCGGTGCCGTGCGTCCGCCGGGATGGCCGCACACGCTGCTCGCCTGGCCCGCCGTATGGTCGGTCCCGGTCGGCTTCCTCGCGATGGTTCTGGTGTCGCTGGCCACGCCCGGCCGCATCCCGCCCGGGACGAATGCCGCGATGACGCGCTTCCACCTGCCGGAAGCGCTGATGCCCGGCAGACACCGATGA
- a CDS encoding anti-sigma factor family protein has product MSDSRAGSVPDGMRTPEPHRNVGAYALGVLGAADAFRFEEHLAQCPLCEVRAAEFGAVTAVLAEHARRTPPGVDPAVRAGPELMRRAVGAVVAARRRSRRRRLALVAAAVVLAVGGPLVVVGESAGPPGQAQVQRWAAADRSTGLAAVVTTGAKEWGTDVGLEVSRVPLAGVCALVAVGRDGSEETVTTWSVAGPDENPLSMQGGAALHPAAIDRFEIRAADGRRLLQLTR; this is encoded by the coding sequence TTGAGTGATTCGCGGGCCGGGTCCGTACCAGACGGCATGCGCACCCCGGAACCTCATCGCAATGTCGGCGCCTACGCACTTGGCGTGCTCGGCGCTGCCGATGCCTTCCGCTTCGAGGAGCATCTGGCCCAGTGCCCCCTGTGCGAAGTCCGGGCGGCGGAGTTCGGTGCGGTGACCGCGGTGCTCGCGGAGCATGCGCGGCGGACGCCGCCCGGGGTGGATCCGGCGGTACGGGCGGGCCCGGAGCTGATGCGACGTGCGGTGGGTGCGGTGGTGGCCGCGCGGCGCAGGAGCCGCAGGCGACGGCTGGCGCTGGTGGCGGCGGCGGTGGTCCTCGCGGTGGGCGGGCCGCTCGTGGTGGTCGGTGAATCGGCCGGGCCGCCGGGGCAGGCGCAGGTGCAGCGGTGGGCGGCGGCCGACCGGTCGACGGGGCTGGCGGCCGTGGTGACGACCGGGGCGAAGGAGTGGGGCACGGATGTCGGCCTGGAGGTGTCGCGCGTGCCGTTGGCGGGGGTGTGCGCACTGGTCGCGGTGGGGCGGGACGGCAGCGAGGAGACCGTCACCACCTGGTCGGTGGCCGGCCCGGACGAGAATCCGCTGTCGATGCAGGGCGGGGCTGCGTTGCACCCGGCCGCCATCGACCGTTTCGAGATCCGTGCGGCGGACGGACGGCGGCTGCTGCAACTGACCCGCTGA
- a CDS encoding Fpg/Nei family DNA glycosylase — MPELPEVEALRVFLDENLVGKEIARVLPLAVSVLKTYDPPLTALEGDTVTGVARHGKFLDIGVGPLHLVTHLARAGWLHWRDSFPATPPRPGKGPLALRTVLTGGDGFDLTEAGTTKRLAVYLVRDPAEVPGIVRLGPDPLDDAFDRDAFAALLAGERRRIKGALRDQSLIAGIGNAYSDEILHAAKMSPFKLTASLTDDETTRLHTALRTTLQDAVARSSGVAAGKLKAEKKSGLRVHGRAGEPCPVCGDTIREVSFSDSSLQYCPTCQTGGKPLADRRLSKLLK; from the coding sequence ATGCCCGAACTACCGGAGGTCGAGGCCCTGCGGGTCTTTCTCGACGAAAACCTGGTCGGCAAGGAGATCGCCCGCGTCCTGCCGCTCGCCGTCAGCGTGCTCAAGACCTACGATCCACCGCTCACCGCCCTGGAGGGCGACACCGTCACCGGTGTCGCCCGGCACGGCAAGTTCCTGGACATCGGCGTCGGCCCGCTGCATCTGGTCACCCATCTCGCCCGGGCCGGCTGGCTGCACTGGAGGGACAGCTTCCCCGCCACCCCGCCGCGCCCCGGCAAGGGACCCCTGGCGCTGCGCACCGTACTCACCGGTGGCGACGGCTTCGACCTCACCGAGGCGGGCACCACCAAACGCCTCGCCGTGTATCTGGTCCGCGACCCGGCCGAGGTGCCCGGCATCGTCCGACTGGGGCCCGATCCGCTCGACGACGCCTTCGACCGTGACGCGTTCGCCGCGCTGCTTGCCGGGGAACGCCGTCGGATCAAGGGCGCTCTGCGCGACCAATCGCTGATCGCGGGCATCGGCAATGCCTACAGCGACGAGATCCTGCACGCCGCGAAGATGTCACCGTTCAAACTGACCGCGAGCCTCACCGACGACGAGACCACCCGGCTGCACACCGCGCTGCGCACCACGCTCCAGGATGCCGTGGCACGCTCCAGCGGAGTGGCGGCCGGAAAGCTGAAGGCGGAGAAGAAGAGCGGGCTACGTGTCCATGGCCGCGCCGGCGAGCCCTGCCCGGTCTGCGGGGACACCATCCGGGAGGTCTCGTTCAGCGACTCGTCGCTGCAATACTGCCCGACCTGCCAGACGGGCGGCAAACCGCTGGCCGACCGCCGGCTCTCCAAGCTGCTCAAATAG